The following proteins come from a genomic window of Pseudomonas sp. WJP1:
- the ilvA gene encoding threonine ammonia-lyase, biosynthetic, with protein sequence MPSTRDQQTLLEQYVKKILAAPVYELAVHTPLQPAPALSLALGNQILLKREDLQPTFSFKIRGAYNKLVNLSDEQKTRGVITASAGNHAQGVALAARELGIEATIVMPATTPELKVGGVRSRGAETLLHGESFPFALSHALELASQTGKTFVSPFDDPDVIAGQGTVAMEILRQHQGALDSIFVPVGGGGLIAGIAAYVKYLRPEVRIIGVESEHSACLYAALQADDRVVLPSVGTFADGVAVAQIGAHGFEVCRFCVDEVLTVSNDELCIAMKNIYDDTRSITEPSGALAVAGIKKYVARTGVRDQTLIAIDSGANINFDSLRHVAERVASSEASA encoded by the coding sequence ATGCCCAGCACGCGCGACCAACAAACCCTACTTGAGCAGTACGTCAAAAAGATCCTCGCCGCGCCGGTGTACGAACTGGCCGTGCATACGCCCCTGCAGCCGGCACCCGCATTGTCCTTGGCATTGGGTAACCAGATCCTGCTCAAGCGCGAAGATCTGCAACCGACCTTTTCCTTCAAGATTCGTGGCGCCTACAACAAGCTGGTTAACCTGAGCGATGAGCAAAAAACGCGCGGCGTGATTACCGCGTCCGCCGGCAACCATGCCCAGGGCGTGGCACTGGCGGCTCGGGAGTTGGGCATCGAGGCAACCATCGTAATGCCCGCTACGACGCCAGAGTTGAAGGTGGGCGGCGTGCGCAGTCGCGGTGCCGAGACGCTGCTGCACGGAGAAAGTTTTCCGTTTGCCCTATCTCATGCGCTAGAACTGGCAAGCCAAACCGGCAAAACTTTTGTTTCGCCTTTCGATGATCCGGATGTCATTGCCGGGCAGGGCACGGTCGCCATGGAAATTCTGCGTCAGCATCAAGGGGCGCTGGATTCCATCTTTGTTCCGGTAGGCGGTGGCGGTTTGATCGCCGGCATCGCGGCTTACGTCAAATACTTGCGGCCAGAGGTGCGCATCATTGGCGTCGAGTCGGAACATTCAGCCTGTTTGTACGCAGCCCTACAGGCCGATGATCGAGTGGTGCTGCCAAGTGTGGGCACCTTTGCCGATGGTGTAGCGGTTGCACAGATCGGCGCACACGGATTTGAGGTGTGCAGGTTTTGCGTCGACGAGGTACTGACTGTCAGTAACGATGAGCTTTGCATTGCGATGAAGAATATCTACGACGATACGCGCTCTATCACTGAGCCTTCTGGCGCTCTGGCCGTTGCTGGCATCAAGAAATACGTTGCGCGAACGGGTGTGCGGGATCAGACACTGATCGCGATCGACTCCGGTGCCAATATCAATTTCGACTCTTTACGGCATGTGGCCGAACGCGTCGCATCGAGTGAGGCGTCAGCGTAA
- a CDS encoding VOC family protein, which yields MDLKFSHVDVLVKNLDEACAYYAQVLNARISKTLVWERGGLHVRYAIALMGQERFMLVQPLAGNLKELLDTSGEGMIYRHCYSTPDIEKAYDELMAAGVQPEDENGKPLARANLQSPSGARIIWLPKRFGYFSIEILEDKALEAFIEAAFS from the coding sequence ATGGATCTGAAATTCAGTCACGTAGATGTACTGGTCAAGAATCTCGACGAAGCCTGTGCTTACTACGCGCAGGTACTTAACGCCAGGATCTCTAAAACCCTCGTCTGGGAACGAGGTGGTCTGCATGTGCGCTACGCGATTGCGCTGATGGGCCAAGAGCGTTTCATGCTGGTACAGCCGTTGGCGGGGAATCTGAAAGAGCTATTGGATACGTCCGGTGAAGGGATGATTTACCGCCACTGCTACTCGACACCGGACATTGAGAAAGCCTATGACGAATTGATGGCCGCCGGTGTTCAGCCAGAAGACGAAAATGGAAAGCCATTGGCTCGTGCGAACCTGCAATCCCCGTCTGGGGCACGCATCATTTGGTTGCCCAAACGCTTCGGGTACTTCTCTATTGAGATACTGGAAGATAAAGCGCTAGAGGCATTTATCGAGGCTGCGTTTTCCTAA
- a CDS encoding LysR substrate-binding domain-containing protein, whose protein sequence is MQIKWLDDLLAVAEWKNFSRAAEVRCVTQSALSRRIKSLEEWVGAELVDRGTYPVQLTSAGRTFCEESREALAGLMRLRSSLREVERMPGRSIQVTAGHSLSMTFLPKWLKQFQQHNEQFNARVVAANIHDAVISLEEGSCDLMIVYHHPLAPILLDSEKFGSLTLGHDAFIPVCAPDSEGNPLYPLPGTSSKTVPHLAYTATTFLGRVADIVIKNGPTACMLERCYEADMTMLLMRMAVEGYGVAWLPQSAVMDELQRGQLVKAGGDEWGTRLEIRSYCSITNENPTMRSLWKTLEGASRDLHGKTAS, encoded by the coding sequence ATGCAAATCAAATGGCTGGATGACCTTCTGGCGGTCGCGGAGTGGAAGAATTTTTCTCGGGCTGCGGAGGTTCGTTGTGTGACCCAGTCGGCTTTGTCGAGGCGTATAAAGTCACTTGAAGAATGGGTAGGTGCGGAGTTGGTCGATCGTGGCACCTATCCTGTCCAACTGACCTCTGCTGGCCGCACATTTTGTGAAGAAAGTCGCGAGGCATTGGCGGGGTTAATGAGGCTGCGCTCAAGCCTTCGCGAGGTAGAGCGGATGCCAGGGCGATCCATCCAGGTCACTGCCGGCCACAGTCTGTCGATGACATTCCTGCCGAAATGGCTGAAGCAATTTCAGCAGCACAATGAGCAATTCAATGCGCGGGTCGTTGCCGCCAACATCCACGACGCGGTCATATCTCTGGAGGAGGGGAGTTGTGATCTGATGATTGTCTATCATCACCCCTTGGCGCCCATTCTTCTCGATTCGGAAAAGTTCGGGAGTTTGACCTTGGGTCATGACGCGTTCATTCCTGTGTGCGCACCTGACAGCGAAGGCAATCCGCTGTATCCCTTACCGGGTACCTCCAGCAAAACAGTTCCTCACCTCGCTTATACAGCCACGACTTTTCTAGGTCGCGTTGCCGACATCGTCATAAAAAATGGCCCGACTGCATGCATGTTGGAGCGGTGCTACGAGGCGGATATGACGATGCTACTGATGCGAATGGCAGTCGAGGGTTATGGGGTGGCATGGTTGCCACAAAGCGCTGTCATGGACGAGCTTCAGCGAGGACAGTTGGTAAAAGCGGGTGGTGATGAATGGGGCACGCGACTGGAGATACGCTCCTACTGCTCCATTACGAATGAGAACCCTACGATGCGCAGCTTGTGGAAAACCCTCGAAGGAGCTTCCCGCGATCTCCATGGCAAAACGGCCAGTTGA
- a CDS encoding dicarboxylate/amino acid:cation symporter, translated as MKKNKLPRRIAIGIALGVLVGWACHHFAGSEQSAKEIASYFSMVTDIFLRMIKMIIAPLVFATLVGGIASMGNSRSVGRIGLRAMAWFVTASVISLAIGMGLVNLFQPGAGLNMEVVQHAASPVVNTGDFSLKVFISHVFPRSIAEAMANNEILQIVVFSLFFGFALAGVKRAGYTTIVDGIEELAKVMFKVTDFVMAFAPIGVFAAIASAITTQGLGLIVDYGKLIAEFYLGIVILWCVLFAAGYLFLGRSVFTLGKLIREPVLLAFSTASSESAYPKTMEALEKFGAPKRVSSFVLPLGYSFNLDGSMMYQAFAIMFIAQAYNVDLSFTQQLLILLTLMITSKGMAGVARASVVVVAATLPMFNLPEAGILLILGIDQFLDMARTATNVVGNSIATAVVAKSEPHEEAEDAPGTTSALPTPTVATA; from the coding sequence GTGAAGAAAAATAAACTTCCGCGTCGGATCGCAATTGGCATCGCCTTAGGCGTGCTTGTCGGTTGGGCGTGCCACCACTTCGCAGGGAGCGAACAAAGCGCCAAAGAGATCGCGTCTTATTTCTCGATGGTCACCGATATATTTTTACGCATGATCAAGATGATCATCGCGCCTCTCGTGTTCGCCACCTTGGTCGGCGGCATTGCCAGCATGGGAAACTCTCGCTCCGTTGGGCGCATTGGCCTGCGAGCCATGGCCTGGTTCGTTACCGCTTCGGTGATATCGTTGGCAATCGGCATGGGACTGGTGAACCTGTTCCAACCCGGTGCAGGACTGAACATGGAGGTCGTCCAGCACGCGGCGAGCCCCGTGGTGAACACCGGGGATTTCAGCCTCAAGGTTTTCATCAGTCACGTGTTTCCCCGTAGCATTGCTGAAGCAATGGCCAACAACGAAATCCTGCAAATCGTGGTGTTCTCGTTGTTCTTCGGGTTTGCCTTGGCGGGTGTGAAGCGGGCCGGTTACACAACGATTGTCGATGGCATCGAAGAGCTGGCCAAGGTGATGTTCAAGGTCACGGACTTCGTTATGGCTTTCGCGCCAATAGGCGTCTTCGCAGCCATCGCATCGGCCATCACTACCCAAGGCCTCGGTTTGATAGTCGATTACGGAAAATTGATTGCCGAGTTTTACCTGGGCATCGTGATTCTGTGGTGCGTGTTGTTCGCTGCCGGCTACCTGTTCCTGGGGCGCTCAGTGTTTACCCTGGGCAAGCTCATCCGCGAACCGGTTCTGTTGGCATTTTCCACTGCCAGTAGCGAGTCCGCGTATCCAAAAACCATGGAAGCATTGGAGAAATTTGGCGCACCGAAGCGCGTATCCAGTTTCGTCCTTCCGTTGGGGTATTCATTCAACCTTGATGGCTCGATGATGTACCAAGCGTTCGCCATCATGTTCATTGCCCAGGCCTACAACGTCGACTTGAGCTTCACACAGCAACTACTCATTTTGCTGACGCTGATGATCACCAGCAAGGGAATGGCAGGTGTAGCCCGAGCATCGGTGGTTGTGGTGGCGGCTACGTTACCCATGTTCAATCTTCCCGAAGCCGGCATTTTATTGATCCTCGGCATTGACCAATTCCTTGACATGGCCAGGACTGCCACCAACGTGGTTGGCAATAGCATCGCGACGGCTGTGGTTGCCAAGTCAGAACCACATGAAGAGGCTGAAGACGCGCCAGGCACCACATCTGCGCTCCCAACCCCCACTGTAGCCACCGCTTGA
- a CDS encoding amino acid racemase produces MKGKSKPSSQSSFARKLGIVGGLGSLAGGDLFYKLVKSRAVLEDQGRYHFLFEQHPFKDVLMPLDRGTSMTSRKFYVFQVCQTFEASEVNAVVLPCFASHTFREEIQEEIGIPVLDMMAALRKHVDHVAERGSTLGVIASDYVRHSGLFERYFGNDFKLVYPNDNKQSGLMGAMYGVNGIKDGYLDGVPLECVYQACLSLQDQGATIILPGMTELSLVCGDLQRRGLTVLDINEIYAAFATLEKGQSSRPPFKLGIVGGVGPAATVDFMGKVVAHTPAGRDQEHIKMVVEQNPQIPDRTANLLYDETDPTMAMYATCKRLESSGANAIAIPCNTAHAFVERIQAHLRVPIVNMLTETVEAIVQRYGAGKTVGLLATSGTIKSQVYHEAARLAGLQIITPGVDYQALVMESIYGDHGIKAGFTEGICKDQLLIAAEHLCELGADVLILGCTELPLVLEHSESHMIKNHEVALVDPTTILALKCIELARENTLKPG; encoded by the coding sequence ATGAAAGGTAAATCGAAGCCGTCCAGCCAGTCATCGTTTGCTCGCAAACTAGGTATCGTCGGCGGACTTGGTTCACTGGCCGGCGGCGATCTTTTCTACAAGTTGGTGAAGTCCCGAGCGGTTTTGGAGGATCAAGGCCGCTATCACTTCCTGTTTGAGCAACACCCCTTCAAGGACGTCCTGATGCCCCTGGATCGGGGAACCAGCATGACCTCCAGAAAGTTCTATGTTTTCCAGGTTTGTCAGACATTCGAGGCCAGCGAAGTCAATGCAGTTGTACTGCCTTGTTTTGCCAGTCACACCTTTCGTGAGGAGATCCAGGAGGAAATTGGCATACCCGTTCTGGATATGATGGCGGCGCTACGAAAGCACGTGGATCATGTCGCTGAACGCGGCAGTACGTTGGGCGTCATCGCGTCTGACTATGTTCGGCACTCAGGACTGTTTGAGCGCTATTTCGGCAATGACTTCAAGCTCGTTTATCCAAACGATAACAAGCAATCCGGGTTGATGGGCGCCATGTACGGGGTTAACGGTATCAAGGATGGATACCTTGACGGTGTGCCGCTCGAATGTGTCTATCAGGCCTGCCTGTCGCTTCAGGATCAGGGAGCCACAATCATCTTGCCTGGCATGACTGAGCTCTCATTGGTTTGTGGTGATCTGCAACGGCGTGGTCTCACTGTACTGGATATCAACGAGATCTATGCCGCTTTCGCCACCTTGGAGAAAGGCCAATCGAGCCGCCCACCTTTCAAGCTTGGGATAGTGGGCGGCGTTGGGCCAGCGGCTACTGTCGACTTCATGGGCAAGGTCGTTGCGCATACACCGGCGGGTCGCGATCAGGAACACATCAAAATGGTGGTGGAACAGAATCCCCAAATCCCTGATCGCACCGCCAACCTGCTGTATGACGAAACCGATCCAACGATGGCGATGTACGCAACATGCAAGCGACTTGAAAGCTCGGGTGCCAATGCCATTGCGATTCCATGCAATACCGCTCACGCATTTGTAGAGCGCATCCAGGCGCATTTACGTGTACCCATTGTGAATATGCTGACAGAGACCGTTGAAGCCATCGTGCAGCGTTACGGTGCTGGTAAAACCGTCGGGCTGCTCGCTACGTCCGGCACAATCAAGAGTCAGGTTTACCATGAGGCAGCGAGGCTAGCCGGGCTTCAAATAATTACCCCTGGTGTGGACTACCAAGCGTTGGTGATGGAATCGATATACGGAGATCACGGCATCAAAGCAGGTTTCACAGAGGGTATATGCAAAGACCAGCTCCTGATCGCCGCAGAGCACTTATGTGAACTGGGCGCTGATGTGCTGATCCTGGGATGCACGGAGCTACCTCTGGTGCTGGAGCATAGCGAATCCCACATGATCAAAAATCATGAGGTCGCATTGGTTGACCCGACAACCATTTTGGCATTGAAGTGCATTGAGCTTGCCCGAGAAAATACTCTAAAGCCTGGTTAG
- a CDS encoding DUF1206 domain-containing protein encodes MSTQHTLVMLARGGYAARGILYLIIGIFALLAAQDSTKPKDSQKSLEALLTQPFGYVLVGLVVAGLLAFAGWRLVQAIRDVDHHGTKLKGLVIRAGLLVGGLINGALAFFALGLLISGVRSSGSSAGGETKDLLAHLLSWDHSNVLVYLVALVPLGVGIAHIIKAWKASFEKYFEADEDVMRYIRPVSRFGLIARGVVFIEIALLLVISGSRYQATDPPGMKEALDALQNLPLGGLILMVMALGLIAFSAYSFSEAAWRKINMDVPGIPRS; translated from the coding sequence ATGTCCACTCAACACACCCTTGTCATGCTCGCTCGAGGCGGATATGCCGCTCGGGGCATTCTGTATCTGATCATAGGTATTTTCGCTCTGCTGGCGGCTCAAGACTCGACAAAACCGAAGGACAGTCAAAAAAGCCTGGAGGCATTGTTAACCCAGCCATTCGGATATGTCCTGGTTGGGCTAGTGGTGGCTGGTCTACTCGCCTTCGCAGGGTGGCGTCTGGTGCAAGCGATTCGCGACGTTGATCATCACGGTACGAAACTCAAAGGGTTGGTGATTCGCGCAGGTTTGTTAGTGGGAGGTTTGATCAACGGCGCTCTTGCGTTTTTTGCATTGGGGCTGCTCATAAGCGGCGTCAGAAGTTCAGGCAGTTCCGCAGGTGGGGAGACGAAGGATTTACTGGCGCATCTTTTGTCCTGGGATCACTCAAACGTGTTGGTTTACCTCGTGGCGCTCGTCCCACTAGGCGTAGGAATCGCTCACATCATCAAGGCATGGAAGGCGTCGTTCGAGAAGTACTTTGAGGCTGACGAAGACGTGATGCGCTATATACGCCCGGTGTCTCGGTTTGGACTCATAGCCCGAGGAGTGGTGTTTATCGAGATAGCCCTGCTCCTGGTGATCAGCGGCTCCCGTTATCAAGCCACTGATCCACCAGGCATGAAGGAAGCCCTCGATGCTCTCCAGAATCTGCCCCTTGGCGGTTTGATTTTGATGGTGATGGCGTTGGGGTTGATCGCCTTTTCGGCTTACAGTTTTTCAGAAGCCGCTTGGCGCAAGATAAATATGGATGTGCCGGGAATACCGAGATCATAG
- the tspO gene encoding tryptophan-rich sensory protein TspO, producing the protein MTFYIFLLACAAAASTGIFFKPGQWYESLAKPGFTPPNWLFPVAWTTIYLLLAWAGYRLTQIPGSQVVLALWAAQIALNTLWTPVFFGAQRILASMLILTLLWLVVAAMVVMALRLDVITGLILFPYLVWLCLAGALNFSILSKNR; encoded by the coding sequence ATGACCTTTTATATTTTCCTTTTGGCCTGCGCAGCGGCGGCAAGCACAGGCATCTTTTTTAAACCCGGTCAGTGGTACGAATCTCTCGCTAAACCCGGCTTCACGCCACCCAATTGGTTATTTCCAGTCGCTTGGACGACGATTTATCTGTTACTCGCCTGGGCCGGATATCGGTTGACCCAGATACCTGGTAGTCAGGTAGTGCTGGCTTTATGGGCGGCGCAGATTGCGCTTAATACGCTATGGACACCGGTGTTTTTCGGTGCGCAACGCATTCTCGCCAGCATGTTGATCCTGACGCTGCTCTGGCTGGTGGTCGCTGCAATGGTAGTGATGGCTTTGCGGCTTGACGTGATCACCGGCTTGATCCTGTTTCCTTACCTGGTATGGCTTTGTTTAGCCGGTGCGTTGAATTTTTCCATATTGAGCAAAAACCGATGA
- a CDS encoding glucose/quinate/shikimate family membrane-bound PQQ-dependent dehydrogenase, giving the protein MKQSHRLSGISKFILVGLGVIIALLGLALAAGGVKLVNLGGSWYFLVGGLVMAISGLLIARFKTAGAWLFAAFLVGTAIWAVCDAGLVFWPVFSRLFMFSAVGLAVTLVYPLLKRANGSVPGRGAYGIAAVLAIALAVAAGNMFVAHPTVAATGTGPGLTPVEPDKAQKDWAHYGNTEGGSRFAALDQINRTNVDKLKVAWTYHTGDVAESDGNGAEDQLTPLQIGNKVFICTPHNNLIALDADTGKELWKNAINAKSKVWQRCRGMAYFDATHAIAQPSNSTIIEAKPAPAANCQRRLLTNTIDARLIAVDADTGEFCQGFGNNGQVDLKAGLGDVPDSYYQLSSAPLMAGTTVVVGGRVADNVQTDMPGGVIRGFDVITGAMRWAFDPGNPQDRNAPTDGRTYARSTPNSWAPMSYDPTTNTVFLPMGSSSTDIYGVERSKLDHTYGASILALDASSGEERWVYQTVHNDLWDFDLPMQPSLIDFTKDGKTVPALVIGTKAGQIYVLDRATGKPLTDVEEVPVKAANIPDEPYSPTQPKSVGMPQIGAQHLTESDMWGATPYDQLLCRIDFKSMRYDGLYTAPGLDKSLSFPGSLGGMNWGSISTDPVHGFIFVNDMRLGLWIQMIPSQNKGQATSGGEALNTGMGAVPLKGTPYAVNKNRFLSVAGIPCQAPPFGTLTAIDMKTQKVAWQVPVGTVEDTGPLGIRMHLPIKIGLPTLGGTLSTQGGLIFIAGTQDFYLRAFNSGNGEEVWKARLPVGSQGGPMTYVSPKTGKQYIVITAGGARQSTDRGDYVMAYALP; this is encoded by the coding sequence GTGAAGCAGAGTCACCGCCTCTCGGGCATATCAAAATTCATTCTGGTCGGGTTGGGCGTGATCATCGCCCTCCTCGGTTTGGCATTGGCTGCAGGTGGCGTGAAACTGGTCAACCTGGGAGGGTCCTGGTACTTCCTGGTGGGTGGGCTGGTGATGGCCATTTCCGGTTTGCTGATCGCTCGCTTCAAAACGGCCGGTGCCTGGTTGTTCGCCGCGTTTCTGGTGGGCACGGCGATCTGGGCTGTGTGTGATGCCGGGCTGGTTTTCTGGCCGGTATTCTCACGCCTGTTCATGTTCAGCGCCGTTGGCCTGGCGGTCACGCTGGTCTACCCGCTGCTCAAGCGTGCCAATGGTAGCGTCCCAGGTCGCGGTGCCTATGGCATCGCGGCTGTGTTGGCGATTGCGCTGGCGGTGGCCGCTGGCAACATGTTCGTTGCGCACCCGACTGTTGCCGCCACGGGCACTGGCCCGGGCCTGACGCCGGTTGAGCCGGACAAGGCGCAAAAGGACTGGGCTCACTACGGTAATACCGAAGGCGGCAGCCGCTTCGCAGCACTGGATCAGATCAATCGCACTAACGTCGACAAGCTGAAAGTCGCGTGGACGTACCACACCGGTGACGTCGCCGAGAGCGATGGCAATGGAGCCGAAGACCAGCTCACCCCGCTGCAGATCGGCAACAAGGTGTTCATCTGTACCCCGCACAACAACCTGATCGCACTGGATGCCGACACCGGCAAGGAACTCTGGAAAAACGCGATCAATGCGAAGTCGAAAGTCTGGCAGCGTTGCCGTGGCATGGCGTATTTCGACGCCACCCACGCCATCGCTCAGCCGAGCAATTCGACGATCATCGAAGCCAAACCGGCGCCGGCTGCCAATTGCCAGCGCCGTTTGCTGACCAACACCATTGATGCCCGCCTGATCGCAGTCGATGCCGACACCGGCGAGTTCTGCCAGGGGTTCGGCAACAACGGTCAGGTTGATCTGAAGGCAGGCCTGGGTGATGTTCCGGACAGCTATTACCAGTTGTCTTCCGCACCGCTGATGGCCGGCACCACCGTGGTGGTTGGCGGTCGCGTGGCCGACAACGTGCAAACCGACATGCCGGGTGGCGTGATCCGTGGGTTCGATGTGATCACCGGCGCGATGCGCTGGGCATTCGACCCGGGCAACCCGCAGGATCGCAACGCGCCGACCGACGGCCGTACTTATGCACGCAGCACGCCGAACAGCTGGGCGCCGATGTCCTATGATCCGACGACCAACACGGTGTTCCTGCCGATGGGCAGCTCTTCCACCGACATCTATGGTGTCGAACGCAGCAAGCTCGATCACACCTACGGCGCCTCGATCCTGGCGCTGGACGCCAGCAGCGGTGAAGAACGCTGGGTCTATCAGACCGTTCACAACGACCTCTGGGACTTCGACCTGCCGATGCAGCCGAGCCTGATCGACTTCACCAAGGACGGCAAAACCGTACCGGCGCTGGTCATCGGCACCAAGGCCGGGCAGATCTACGTGCTTGACCGTGCCACCGGCAAACCGCTGACCGACGTTGAAGAAGTGCCGGTCAAAGCGGCAAACATCCCTGACGAACCGTACTCGCCCACCCAGCCGAAATCGGTGGGCATGCCGCAGATCGGTGCGCAGCACCTGACCGAATCCGACATGTGGGGCGCGACCCCGTACGATCAGTTGCTCTGCCGTATCGACTTCAAGAGCATGCGTTACGACGGCTTGTACACTGCGCCGGGCCTGGACAAATCGCTGAGTTTCCCAGGCTCACTGGGCGGCATGAACTGGGGCAGCATCTCCACTGACCCGGTGCACGGTTTCATCTTCGTCAACGACATGCGTCTGGGTCTGTGGATTCAGATGATCCCGTCGCAGAACAAAGGTCAGGCCACTTCCGGTGGCGAAGCGTTGAACACCGGCATGGGCGCGGTTCCACTCAAGGGTACGCCTTACGCAGTGAACAAAAACCGCTTCCTGTCGGTGGCCGGCATTCCTTGCCAGGCGCCACCGTTCGGCACGCTGACCGCCATCGACATGAAGACGCAGAAAGTGGCTTGGCAGGTTCCGGTCGGCACCGTTGAAGATACAGGGCCGCTGGGCATCCGCATGCACCTGCCGATTAAGATCGGCCTGCCAACCCTTGGCGGTACCCTGTCGACTCAAGGTGGCTTGATCTTTATCGCCGGCACTCAGGACTTCTACCTGCGCGCGTTCAACAGCGGCAACGGTGAGGAAGTGTGGAAAGCGCGTCTGCCCGTCGGCAGCCAAGGTGGCCCGATGACCTACGTTTCGCCGAAAACCGGCAAGCAATACATCGTCATCACCGCCGGCGGTGCTCGCCAGTCGACCGATCGCGGCGACTACGTGATGGCTTACGCCCTGCCGTAA
- a CDS encoding carbohydrate porin: MFLAVRFSHAGWLNGLLLGLTCSATLPAFADTDSNLLTRNTLTGDWGGLRHQMDENGIKFTGDYSGETAYNADGGLHRSARYSQNIKLGAQFDLSKLYGVDNAGKIQLTINDRRGNSASEDLVGNRLPIQENYGGLYTRLTELSYERSLFTPALNVKLGYMAMGNDLGGLDSGILCNFMNAGFCGHPLNMSGGSGWTNYPNAHLGVRMKYDLSSSWQLRVAAFNVDPESNGNSSRAWHLGPKHTTGTVVPIELVYKHAGELPGEYKVGYYYDSSDVKRIGSDKEVSGRSGHYLLIDQAVWSSQSSEGRSLHAFGQYSAASEAASPFSKWYGTGVVLYKPFEGRPRDTVALGYGRAVPNPRSRDVQEDAALANGTTFPNLDSAEQLIELGYGYQATPWLTLRPNVQYIIEPGAFSGQDIDNALVLGLQVKAAL, translated from the coding sequence ATGTTTTTGGCTGTTCGCTTTTCCCATGCAGGCTGGCTCAACGGATTGCTGCTGGGCCTGACCTGCAGCGCCACCCTGCCCGCCTTCGCCGATACCGATTCAAACCTTTTGACCCGCAATACCCTGACCGGCGATTGGGGTGGTCTACGCCACCAGATGGACGAAAACGGCATCAAGTTCACCGGCGATTACAGCGGCGAAACCGCTTATAACGCCGATGGCGGCCTGCACCGTTCAGCCCGTTACTCGCAGAACATCAAGCTCGGCGCGCAGTTCGACCTGAGCAAACTGTATGGCGTGGATAACGCCGGCAAGATTCAGCTGACTATCAACGACCGACGCGGCAATAGCGCCTCCGAGGATCTGGTCGGCAACCGCCTGCCCATCCAGGAAAACTACGGCGGTCTCTACACTCGCCTGACTGAACTCAGTTACGAGCGCAGCCTGTTCACCCCGGCGCTCAACGTTAAGCTGGGTTACATGGCCATGGGCAACGACCTCGGTGGCCTCGACAGTGGCATTCTCTGCAACTTCATGAACGCCGGTTTCTGCGGCCATCCGCTGAATATGTCTGGCGGTAGTGGCTGGACCAACTACCCCAACGCCCACTTGGGCGTGCGCATGAAGTACGACCTGTCCTCGTCTTGGCAACTACGTGTGGCGGCCTTCAATGTCGATCCTGAGAGCAACGGCAATTCCAGCCGTGCCTGGCATCTGGGCCCGAAACATACGACCGGCACCGTGGTACCGATCGAACTGGTGTACAAGCACGCGGGTGAGTTACCCGGCGAGTACAAGGTTGGCTACTACTACGACAGTTCCGACGTGAAACGCATCGGCAGCGATAAAGAAGTGTCCGGCCGCAGCGGTCATTACCTGCTGATTGATCAGGCCGTGTGGAGTTCGCAATCGTCCGAGGGCCGCAGTCTGCACGCCTTCGGCCAATACTCGGCGGCCAGCGAAGCGGCTTCGCCGTTCAGCAAGTGGTACGGCACCGGCGTGGTTCTGTACAAACCGTTCGAGGGTCGCCCGCGTGACACCGTCGCTCTGGGCTATGGCCGGGCTGTACCTAACCCGCGCAGCCGCGATGTGCAGGAGGACGCCGCGCTGGCCAATGGCACAACGTTCCCGAATCTGGACAGTGCCGAACAACTGATCGAGCTTGGCTACGGCTACCAAGCCACTCCTTGGTTGACGCTGCGCCCGAATGTGCAATACATCATCGAACCCGGCGCGTTTTCCGGGCAAGACATCGACAATGCGCTGGTGCTCGGTTTGCAGGTGAAAGCCGCGCTCTGA